Proteins co-encoded in one Longimicrobium sp. genomic window:
- a CDS encoding serine hydrolase, whose amino-acid sequence MSRILRAFLSIAAVATFAGGLAAQGAAPSGPPARADRVLQARLEALVRGFHGDVGIYARSLRTGATAEIHADSVFPTASMVKIPILLTLFDQAERGVVDLDARAAFPDTLHYAYGEDTDVVGYMAPGDTLPVREVAFLMLTVSDNFAALWLQGLVGGGAAVNEWLAAHGFRDTRVNSRTLGREAARSVYGWGQTTPREIASALVMIRQGRAVSPRASDAMYRLLTASYWRQEALSQLPSTVQAASKQGFVDRSRSEVLLVNAPGGDYVLAIITKNQADTSYAPDNEGYRLIRAVSRAVYQHFNPRDPWRPLP is encoded by the coding sequence ATGAGCCGCATCCTGCGCGCGTTCCTCTCCATCGCCGCCGTGGCCACGTTCGCGGGCGGGCTCGCCGCGCAGGGTGCGGCGCCGTCCGGGCCGCCGGCGCGCGCCGACCGCGTGCTGCAGGCGCGCTTGGAGGCGCTGGTGCGCGGGTTCCACGGCGACGTGGGCATCTACGCGCGCAGCCTGCGCACCGGAGCGACGGCGGAGATCCACGCGGACTCGGTGTTCCCCACCGCGAGCATGGTGAAGATCCCCATCCTGCTCACGCTGTTCGACCAGGCGGAGCGCGGCGTGGTGGACCTGGACGCGCGGGCGGCGTTCCCCGACACGCTGCACTACGCCTACGGCGAGGATACCGACGTGGTGGGCTACATGGCCCCGGGCGACACGCTTCCGGTGCGCGAGGTGGCGTTCCTGATGCTCACCGTGAGCGACAACTTCGCGGCGCTGTGGCTGCAGGGGCTGGTGGGCGGCGGCGCGGCCGTGAACGAGTGGCTGGCGGCGCACGGCTTCCGCGACACGCGCGTGAACTCTCGCACGCTCGGGCGCGAGGCGGCGCGCTCGGTGTACGGTTGGGGGCAGACCACGCCGCGCGAGATCGCGAGCGCGCTGGTGATGATCCGGCAGGGGCGAGCCGTCAGCCCGCGCGCCTCGGACGCCATGTACCGCCTGCTCACCGCCAGCTACTGGCGCCAGGAGGCGCTGTCGCAGCTGCCGTCCACGGTGCAGGCCGCGTCCAAGCAGGGCTTCGTGGACCGCTCGCGCTCCGAGGTGCTGCTGGTGAACGCGCCCGGCGGCGACTACGTGCTCGCCATCATCACGAAGAACCAGGCGGATACCAGCTACGCGCCGGACAACGAGGGATACCGGCTGATCCGCGCCGTCTCCCGCGCCGTCTACCAGCATTTCAACCCGCGCGACCCTTGGAGGCCGCTGCCGTAG
- a CDS encoding alpha/beta hydrolase, producing MLVSTVVALLFAASFPVDGARGDPAAAARVVGHWEGAFSRLGSVQRAEIDLRLEDGALAGTFRIGELGLAGEPLRDVEVTDSTVTFALLYGRFEMRIDSAAEELTGSNPRWNPVVDLHLKRALPEIVYDTETVRVGAAGATIAGMLYLPRRRGPAPLVVVAGGSEQTTRAQWEYRSWGDVLARHGIAAFVYDRRGHGASTGDSAHADLRDESADVVAMVDALARRPDIDRRRIAVLGTSRGGWVAPLAAAASREITVLLLECAPAVGVIEQELQRISHVEPDDSVSAGDIVQAAAYERFWLGAARGGAPWSVIDSASVAARAARWRSIAVIPDSAADVAWWVRNDFDQQALLRRIHIPVVAVFGAEDRTVPLAENLEPMRAALAAGGNREVTIRVIPEAGHGLWLFGRLRGGEWKWPAAYWRWARKAPGAFEAVITAMADGGPTSHRAGGLRQNGP from the coding sequence ATGCTCGTCTCCACCGTGGTCGCGCTCCTTTTCGCCGCGTCTTTCCCGGTAGATGGAGCGCGGGGCGACCCGGCGGCCGCCGCGCGGGTGGTGGGGCACTGGGAGGGCGCGTTCTCGCGGCTCGGGTCGGTGCAGCGGGCGGAGATCGACCTGCGTCTGGAAGATGGGGCGCTCGCGGGGACGTTCCGCATCGGCGAGCTGGGGCTGGCGGGCGAGCCGCTGCGTGACGTGGAAGTCACCGATTCGACCGTCACCTTCGCGCTGCTCTACGGCCGCTTCGAGATGCGGATCGACTCGGCGGCGGAAGAGCTCACGGGGAGCAACCCGCGCTGGAACCCCGTCGTCGATCTCCACCTGAAGCGCGCGCTCCCGGAGATCGTGTACGACACGGAGACGGTGCGGGTGGGCGCCGCGGGTGCGACGATCGCCGGCATGCTGTACCTGCCGCGCCGGCGTGGTCCCGCGCCGCTCGTGGTCGTCGCCGGCGGGTCGGAGCAGACGACGCGGGCGCAGTGGGAGTACCGCTCGTGGGGCGACGTGCTGGCCCGGCACGGCATCGCGGCGTTCGTCTACGACCGCCGCGGCCACGGCGCGTCGACGGGGGATTCCGCGCACGCCGATCTCCGCGACGAGAGCGCCGACGTGGTGGCGATGGTCGACGCGCTGGCTCGCCGCCCGGACATCGACCGGCGGCGGATCGCGGTGCTGGGGACGAGCCGCGGGGGATGGGTCGCGCCGCTGGCGGCCGCCGCGTCGCGGGAGATCACCGTGCTGCTGCTGGAGTGCGCGCCCGCCGTGGGCGTGATCGAGCAGGAGCTGCAGCGCATCTCCCACGTGGAGCCGGACGATTCCGTCTCCGCGGGGGACATCGTCCAGGCGGCGGCGTACGAGCGGTTCTGGCTGGGCGCGGCGCGCGGCGGGGCGCCGTGGTCCGTCATCGACAGCGCCTCCGTGGCGGCGCGCGCGGCGAGGTGGCGCTCCATCGCCGTCATCCCCGACTCCGCGGCGGACGTGGCGTGGTGGGTACGGAACGACTTCGACCAGCAGGCGCTGCTGCGCCGGATCCACATCCCCGTCGTCGCGGTCTTCGGCGCCGAAGACCGCACCGTGCCGCTGGCGGAGAACCTGGAGCCGATGCGCGCGGCGCTGGCGGCGGGCGGGAACCGGGAGGTGACGATCCGCGTGATCCCCGAGGCCGGGCACGGGCTCTGGCTCTTCGGCAGGCTGCGCGGCGGCGAGTGGAAGTGGCCCGCGGCGTACTGGCGGTGGGCGCGCAAGGCACCCGGTGCCTTCGAAGCCGTCATCACGGCGATGGCGGACGGCGGCCCCACCTCCCACCGCGCCGGCGGGCTGCGTCAGAACGGACCGTGA